The Juglans regia cultivar Chandler unplaced genomic scaffold, Walnut 2.0 Scaffold_919, whole genome shotgun sequence sequence ttatttttatttatatattataatgattttattttttatttatatttaatagtgataaatattatagtgattttattttttatttatatattatagtgattttattttttatttatatattatagtgatttcattttttatttatatattatagtgattttattttttattcatatattataatgattttattttttatttatatttaatagttataaatattgtagtgattttattttttatttatatattatagtgattttattttttatttatatattaaagcgattttattttttatttatatattttagtgattttattttttatttatatataatagtgattttattttttatttatatattatagttattttattatagtgattttattttttatttatatattatagtgattttattttttatttatatattatagtgattttattttttatttatatattatagtgattttattttttattttatttatatattatagtgattttatttttttatttatatataatagtgataaatattttttatttatatattatagtgattttttattatttatatattataatgattttattatttatatttaatagtgataaatattatagtgattttattttttatttatatataatagtgataaatattttttatttatatattatagtgattttattttttatttatatattatagtgattttattttttatttatatattatagcgattttattttttgtttatatataatagtgataaatattttttatttatatattatagttattttattttttatttatatattatagtgattttattttttatttatatattatagtgattttattttttatttatatattatagtgattttattttttatttatatattatagtgattttattttttatttatatattatagtgattttattttctatttatatataatagtgataaatattttttatttatatattatagtgattttattttttatttatatattatagtgattttttttatttatattttataatgattttttttatatatttaatagtgataaatattatagtgattttattttttatttatatataatagtgataactattatagaatgtttgtgaatagttatgagtagagattgaagtaggtttgtgggtcccattgagagtattttaagttgtttggcatgtgaagtattttcaagagtgcgagaatacttggaaagtgttgaggaatgtttggtacccaaacatagccttagtaTGAGCCCAAATTAATTTATCAGGTAGCCCTGATGAACTAATAGGTAAGCTGCAGACAAGAGTTGCCTCTTCTTCATTTAAAATGTCGTTTACCATCTCTGTTTTCCAAGTCTTAGTATCCCCATTAATGAGTTCCTTGACCTTTGCTTCAGCTGCTAGTACAGTTATGGGAGTTTGAATCCTGAAAGTAGACAGTTTTTATATCCACTTGTCTCTCCTTATGTTGATACTCTCCCCATCACCTATTCTCCACACCAACCCTTCCTTTAACAACTCCAAAGAATCTCATAAACTCCTCCAAATAACTGATGGCCTATGACCCAGCTTTGAAACCAAAATTTCAGAATGCCTAAAGTATTTATCCTTCAAGACCTTTGCAGCCAAGGAGTGAGGATTTGTCAACATTCTCCAACATTGCTTTGCTAATAGAGCCTTGTTGAAACTTACAAGTTCTCTAAAGCCCAGTCCTCCACTAGCTTTTACAACCCCCATTTTTTCCCAGCTCCTccattgaattttattattttcctttttgaaaCCCCACCAGAATTTAGCCATTTGAGCAGCTATCTCcttgcataatttctttggAAGCTGGAAGACTGTCAAATATGTTGGGATGGCTTGAATTACAGCCTTTAACAGCACCTCCTTACTCGAGGGTGATAGAAATTGATTTTTCCAATTACTAATCTTCTCCCACACTCGATCCTTAATGACTCTAAAAGAGTTGTATTTTGATCTACCAACCATACTTGGCaaacccaagtatttttcacaattattaTGTTGTCTTGCCCCCATctctttcatcattttttctCTCATAGAAACATGGACTTTGGGACTGAA is a genomic window containing:
- the LOC118347528 gene encoding uncharacterized mitochondrial protein AtMg00310-like, with product MVGRSKYNSFRVIKDRVWEKISNWKNQFLSPSSKEVLLKAVIQAIPTYLTVFQLPKKLCKEIAAQMAKFWWGFKKENNKIQWRSWEKMGVVKASGGLGFRELVSFNKALLAKQCWRMLTNPHSLAAKVLKDKYFRHSEILVSKLGHRPSVIWRSL